A genome region from Rhinopithecus roxellana isolate Shanxi Qingling chromosome 10, ASM756505v1, whole genome shotgun sequence includes the following:
- the PTGES3 gene encoding prostaglandin E synthase 3 isoform X1: protein MQPASAKWYDRRDYVFIEFCVEDSKDVNVNFEKSKLTFSCLGGSDNFKHLNEIDLFHCIDPNDSKHKRTDRSILCCLRKGESGQSWPRLTKERAKLNWLSVDFNNWKDWEDDSDEDMSNFDRFSEMMNNMGGDEDVDLPEVDGADDDSQDSDDEKMPDLE, encoded by the exons GCAGCCTGCTTCTGCAAAGTGGTACGATCGAAGGGACTATGTCTTCATTGAATTTTGTGTTGAAGACAGTAAGGATGTTaatgtaaattttgaaaaatcCAAACTTACATTCAG ttGTCTCGGAGGAAGTGATAATTTTAAGCATTTAAATGAAATTGATCTTTTTCACTGTATTGATCCAAAT GATTCCAAGCATAAAAGAACGGACAGATCAATTTTATGTTGTTTACGAAAAGGAGAATCTGGCCAGTCATGGCCAAGGTTAACAAAAGAAAGGGCAAAG CTTAATTGGCTTAGTGTCGACTTCAATAATTGGAAAGACTGGGAAGATGATTCAGATGAAGACATGTCTAATTTTGATCGTTTCTCTGAG ATGATGAACAACATGGGTGGTGATGAGGATGTAGATTTACCAGAAGTAGATGGAGCAGATGAT GATTCACAAGACAGTGATGATGAAA aaaTGCCAGATCTGGAGTAA
- the PTGES3 gene encoding prostaglandin E synthase 3 isoform X2, whose amino-acid sequence MQPASAKWYDRRDYVFIEFCVEDSKDVNVNFEKSKLTFSCLGGSDNFKHLNEIDLFHCIDPNDSKHKRTDRSILCCLRKGESGQSWPRLTKERAKLNWLSVDFNNWKDWEDDSDEDMSNFDRFSEDSQDSDDEKMPDLE is encoded by the exons GCAGCCTGCTTCTGCAAAGTGGTACGATCGAAGGGACTATGTCTTCATTGAATTTTGTGTTGAAGACAGTAAGGATGTTaatgtaaattttgaaaaatcCAAACTTACATTCAG ttGTCTCGGAGGAAGTGATAATTTTAAGCATTTAAATGAAATTGATCTTTTTCACTGTATTGATCCAAAT GATTCCAAGCATAAAAGAACGGACAGATCAATTTTATGTTGTTTACGAAAAGGAGAATCTGGCCAGTCATGGCCAAGGTTAACAAAAGAAAGGGCAAAG CTTAATTGGCTTAGTGTCGACTTCAATAATTGGAAAGACTGGGAAGATGATTCAGATGAAGACATGTCTAATTTTGATCGTTTCTCTGAG GATTCACAAGACAGTGATGATGAAA aaaTGCCAGATCTGGAGTAA